The DNA sequence GACCGTGGTGCGCGGCCTGCTCGAGGGGCGGCCGGTGGAGCTCGAGGGCGAGTACTACCCCTGCCGCGTCCACATGGGCTGGCCGCCGGTTCCCGGGATCGAGCTGGGGCTGGGCGTGCTGCGCCCGGCGATGGCCCGGCTCGCCGGGGAGATCGCCGACGTCGCCATCACCTGGCTCACCCCGCCCGGCTACCTGCGCGAGGTGATCGTGCCCGCACTGCGCGCCGGCGCAGAGCGGGCCGGGCGCTCCGCGCCCCGCGTCGCGGCGATGGTCCCGGTGGCGCTCGCCGCCCCCGGCCGGGACCCGGTCGACCTCGTGCTCGCCGGGAACTCGGGCCACCTGGCGATGCCGCACTACCAGGACATGCTCCGCCGATCGGGGGTCGAGGTCGACCCGGAGGACCCGGCCGTGACGGCGAAGGGCGTGCTGGAGAGCCGGGCCTTCGTCTTCGGCGGCCCGGACGAGCTGCGGGACGCCGTGGCGGAGTACGCGGACGCCGGGGTGGACGAGATCGTGCTGAACGTCACCGGCGTCTGCCAGCGGTACGGCCTGCCCGTCGCGCAGGCGGAGCTGGAGACGATCCTCGCGGAGGTGGCCGCGTGACCGCGCTCCCCGACGGCCACGAGCCCGTCCCCGAACTCGGGATCTCGCGCCTGCTGCTCGTCGTCACCGGTGCGGTCGCCGCGGCGCACACGCCGTTCTGGCTGGAGTGGCTGCGCGGCGCGCACCCGGACGTGGAGATCCGGGTGGTGCTCACCCGCAGCGCCCGGCGGTTCGTGACGCCCGCCGCGCTCGCCGCCCACGCCGGCGGCGAGGTGTTCCTCGACGCCTGGCCCGAGGACGAGGCCGCCGCCCGGCACGTCGAGTGGCAGCAGTGGGCGCAGGCCATCGTGGTCTACCCGGCCACGCTGAACTTCATCGCCCGGTTCGCCCTCGGCCTCGCCGACACGCCCGCGCTGCTCGCAGCGCAGTGCGCGACCGTGCCCGTCGTGCTCGCGCCCGCGCTGCCGCCGAACGGTCTCGACAGCGCCGCCTACCAGGCGCACTGGACCGCGCTGCAGGGCCGCCGCAACGTCGCCGTGGCCCCGCCCCGGCCCGGGCTGAGCGCGACCACCGGGCGGCACGACGCGTGGGCGCCCGCGTTCCTGCCCGACGTGCTCAAGCTGGTGGAGCGGTGCCGCGCGGAGCTCGCCGCCGAGCCGGACGCGCCGTCGCCGGTGGTCTCCCTGGCGGACGGGATGCGCCCATGACGGCCCCCGCGGTCGCCGCCGCCCCGGTGGACGAGTTCGGCACCGGGCTGCTGCGGACCACGATCACGACGGACGGGGCGGGCGGGTTCGTCTGGATCCGCCGTCCCGGCCCGCTCGCCCCGGCGCCGTTCACCCCCGCCGACCCGGAGCTCGCCCCGCGGATCGCGGCGCTGCGGCCCGCGGCCGGGGTACGGCTCGTCCCCGGCACGGCCCGGGGCGAGGCACGGGAGTACCGCGTCGCGGGCGCGGGATCGCTCGCCGGGCACCTGCTCCGCGACGGCGTCCACCCGCGCCTCGCGCCCGCGCTCCGCGGCCTGGGGGCCGCGCTCGCCGCGCTGCACACGCTCCCGCCGCCGGCGTCCCGGCCCGCCGTACCGTCCCGCGGCCTGGCCCGGCTCGACGCCTGGCTGCGCGGCCGGGCGCCGCAGGCGTGGGCCGCCCAGGCGGCCGCGGTGCTGCGGGAGCGGCTCGGCCCGGACCGCTGGGCGGCGCTGTGCTCCTGGGCGGCGCGGGGCGTGGGGGACGACGACGTGGTGCTCGCCCACGGCGCCCCCGGCCTGGGCTCGGTGGTGTGCGCCCCGGGATCCGGCGTCACCGAGATCCTCGTCGGCGAGGACCTCTGCGCCGCGCCGCGGCACACCGACCTCGGCTGGGTGATCGGCGAGCTGGTCGAGCTCTCCTGGCGGCTCGGCGGGGACGCACGGACCTGGCAGGGCCTCACCGACGCGCTGCTCGAGGGGTACGGCCGCGGCCCGGGCGTGCCGTGGAACCACCTGGCGGCGGTCCGCATCGCCCTGCACCTGCACGACTTCACCGCCTACGTCGCGTGGGACCCCGCCGAGTGCGAGCGGTACGCGCACTTTCTCGGTTATCTCATCGACCTGTGACATGGAGGTGCCGCGCCGATGACCGGCGGCCGGGAACCGATCGGGATGACCCTGTCCAACGGCCTGCGCGTGCTGGTGGCGCCGTGGCCGGGCACGCCGCGGGTCGCGGTGGCCGTGCACTACCGGGTCGGGTTCCGCAACGAGCCGCCGGGTCGGCAGGGCTTCGCGCACCTTTTCGAGCACCTGATGTTCCGGGGCAGCGCGAGCCTGCCGGACGGCCGGTTCTTCGACCACGTGTACCGGCTCGCCGGCACCGCCAACGGCACCACCCATCAGGACTTCACCGACTACTACCAGGTGCTTCCGTCGGCCGCGCTGGAGCAGGCGCTGTTCAGCGAGGCCGACCGAATGCGGGCGCCGCGGTTCACCGCGGCGAACCTCGCCGAGCAGCTCGCCGGGATCGAGCAGGAGATCCGCCAGGCCGTCGTCGAACGGCCCTACGGGGGTTTCCCCTGGCCGCTGCTGCCCGGCGTGCTCTACGACACCTTCGCCAACGCGCACGACGGCTACGGGGACGTGGCGCTGCTGCGCCGTACCACGCCGGACGACTGCGCCGAGTTCTTCGACGCCCACTACGCGCCGGGCAACGCGGTGCTCACCATCGCCGGTGACGTCGACCCGGACGCGGCTCGCATCCTCGTCGAGCGCCACTTCGGGGACATCCCCGCGCGTCCGGTACGGCCCGCGCCGGATCTCCGGGAGCCCGCGCCCCGGGCCGACCGGTGGGTCGTCTGCGGCGAGCCCGGCGTGCCCGCCACCGCGGTCGCGCTCGGCTACCGGCTGCCGGACCCCGCCGGGGACCTGCCCGGCTACCTCGCCCACGTGGTGCTCGCCCGGCTGCTCACCCGGCACGGCCTCGCCCGGCCGTACGGGCCACGCCTCGACGCGAGCTGCGGCTTCTTCGGCATGCTCGCCGCGAAGGACCCGGACACCCTGGTCATCGCGACGCTGCCGGCGCCCGGGGTCACGCCGGAGCGGCTGGTGGCCGCGGTGGACGAGCGCTGGGACGAGTGGGCCGACCCCGGCCGCATCGCCGGCCCGGTGGCCGAGGCCGTCCGCGGCCTGTGCGCCGAGCACCACCGGCGGCACGGCGACCTGGAGGCCCGGTGCCGCGCCCTCGGCCGGCTGGAGGCGCTCTTCGGCCGGGCCGGGCTGCTCGACGAGCTGCCCGGCCTGCTCGCCCGGGTGACGCCCGAGCAGGTCGCGCGGGCGGCCCGGGGGCTGCGCGCCGCGCACAAGGCGGTGCTCGTCATGGAGCCGGCCGGGCGCCGGACCCGGCCCGGTCCCGCCGTGCCGGTCGCGGGCACGCCGGCCCCGGCCGCGCGCCGCGGCGCCGCCGAGCGGCTCGGGCGCGCCGCCGTACGGCCGATGCCCCCCGCCGGGCCACAGCGCGACCCCCGGCTGCAGGGGCTGTGCGAGACCGTGATCGCCAACGGCCTGCGCGTCGTCGCCGTCCGCGATGCGCGGGTGCCCCTGGTCGAGCTGCGGCTGCGCATGCCGCTCGGGACGCCCGGCTGGGCCCGTCCCGAGCGGGTGGACGCGCTCGCCGCCCCCGACCGCGTGCGGGCGTCCCGGTCGGCCCGGGCGTTCGGCGGCGAGTTCGACCTGTCCACCGACGGGCAGTGGCTGGACGCGTCCGGCTACGCGCCCTCCGGGGCGCTCGACGACTGGCTCGGCGTGCTCGCCGGCCTGCTGCTCGCGGCGGAGCCCGCCGAGCCCGTCCCGCCGCCGGCATGGCACGACCCCGACCGCGTCGGGGACGCCGCGCTGCGCCGCCACTGGCTCGGCGGGTCCGCCGGGCACGACGACGACCTCGCCGGGCTGCGCCGTTCCGTGCTCGACCCGGCCGCCGCCTGCCTCGTCGCCGTCGGCGATCTCGACCCGGAGGAGTTCCCGGCGCACGCGGAGAAGGCGCTGCTCGGCTGGCGGGCCCCGGACGGTCCGCCGCGCCGCCCGCTCACCCTGCACGGCACCGAGGATCTGCTCCTCGTGCGCCGGCCCGGGCTCGCCGCGGCCCGCCTCACCCTGTGCGCGGTGCGTCCGTTCGACGGCCCCGCCGAGGCGGCGCGCTACCTCGCCACGGCGATCTTCGGCGGCTACGCGCGCTCCCGGCTGGTGACGCGCATCCTCGGCCGGGACCGGGTGGAGTACGAGGCCTACGCCGGGCGGGACGTCATCCTCGACACGCACCGGGCCTACGTGCGGGCGCTCGTCCCGAACGCGCTCGTCCCGGCCGCGCTCGCCGACATCCGCGCCGAGATGCGCAGGCTCGCCGCCGATCCGCCCGGCGCCGCCGAGACGGCCGCGGCCCGCGACCACTGCCTCGCGCAGCTTCTGTCGGCGTTCGATTCCCCCCGTCTCCTCGCCGACCTGATCTGCCAGGCGGTCTCCTTCGGGCAGGGGGCCGACTGGCTGGAACGGCTGCCCGGCCTCCTGCGCGCGGTGCCGCCCGCGGACGTGGCGAGGGCCGCGGTGGAGCTGTACGGCACCGGCCGCCCGGGCGGCGTGATCGTGGGTGACGTCGACGAGGCGCTCCTCGCCTCCGGCGCCGACCTGAGGATCGTGCCGCTGTCCTCCGGGCCCGGCCGCGCCGCCGCGATGCCGTGACGCCGTCGTGACACCTGCCGCGCCCGGCCGTGCCGGCCAGGCCGGCGGGCCGTGCGTGCGTGCGGGCGTCGTGGATCGCCTCACCCGATCGGCTGCCTCTGGTTCCGTCGTGCTCCTTCATCGATACGTAGTACGCCATTGATGGGATGTAGTAGAACTGCTACATTCCTGAGTATGACTTCGGCGATCACGATCCGCGGGCTGCGGATGCGGTACGGCACGACCGAGGTGCTGCGCGGGGTGGACCTCGACGTCGAGCGGGGCGAGATCTTCACGCTCCTCGGCCCGAACGGGGCGGGGAAGACCACGACGATCGAGATCCTCGAGGGCTTCCGGAACCGGTCCGCGGGCGAGGTGCGCGTGCTCGGCGTCGACCCGGAGCGCGGCACCGACGCCTGGCGGGCGAAGCTCGGCATCGTGCTCCAGTCCTGGCGCGACCACGCCAGATGGGAGACCCGCCGGCTGCTCGCGCACGTGGCGGAGTTCTTCGACGACCCCTACGACGTCGACGAGCTGCTCGAGGCGGTCGGCCTCACCGAGCAGGCGGACCGGCGGGTGGGCCGCCTGTCGGGCGGGCAGCGGCGGCGGCTCGACGTCGCGCTGGGCATCATCGGCCGCCCCGAGCTGCTGTTCCTCGACGAGCCGACCGCCGGGTTCGACCCGGAGGCGCGCAGCGAGTTCCACGAGCTCATCACCAAGCTCGCGGCACGGGACGGCATCACCGTGCTGCTCACCACCCACGACCTCGCCGAGGCCGAGAAGCTGGCGCACCGGACGGCGATCCTCGTGCGCGGCAGGGTGGCCGTCTGCGGGACGCCGGGCGAGCTCGCCGCGGCCGTACAGGCGCCCTCCCGGGTCGAGTGGCTGGAGAACGGCCGCCCGCAGAGCGTGACCACGTCCGATCCGTCGCAGGTGGCGTGGGAGCTGCACCAGCGGTTCGGCGGCCCGGTGCCGGGGCTCGTCATCCGTCGCCCAACGCTCGAGGAGAGCTACCTCAACCTG is a window from the Thermopolyspora flexuosa genome containing:
- a CDS encoding LLM class flavin-dependent oxidoreductase, which translates into the protein MPTFSVLVPFMPARPEQVLPLAALVRHSAAHRLWQGQSLLVEPHQAFTHVAASGFRVPCGTGVTLMPFRHPLEAALQARSVAIATGQPTVAGFGPGATVLQRSMLGAPYASPLTAVREYLTVVRGLLEGRPVELEGEYYPCRVHMGWPPVPGIELGLGVLRPAMARLAGEIADVAITWLTPPGYLREVIVPALRAGAERAGRSAPRVAAMVPVALAAPGRDPVDLVLAGNSGHLAMPHYQDMLRRSGVEVDPEDPAVTAKGVLESRAFVFGGPDELRDAVAEYADAGVDEIVLNVTGVCQRYGLPVAQAELETILAEVAA
- a CDS encoding flavoprotein, producing MTALPDGHEPVPELGISRLLLVVTGAVAAAHTPFWLEWLRGAHPDVEIRVVLTRSARRFVTPAALAAHAGGEVFLDAWPEDEAAARHVEWQQWAQAIVVYPATLNFIARFALGLADTPALLAAQCATVPVVLAPALPPNGLDSAAYQAHWTALQGRRNVAVAPPRPGLSATTGRHDAWAPAFLPDVLKLVERCRAELAAEPDAPSPVVSLADGMRP
- a CDS encoding phosphotransferase codes for the protein MTAPAVAAAPVDEFGTGLLRTTITTDGAGGFVWIRRPGPLAPAPFTPADPELAPRIAALRPAAGVRLVPGTARGEAREYRVAGAGSLAGHLLRDGVHPRLAPALRGLGAALAALHTLPPPASRPAVPSRGLARLDAWLRGRAPQAWAAQAAAVLRERLGPDRWAALCSWAARGVGDDDVVLAHGAPGLGSVVCAPGSGVTEILVGEDLCAAPRHTDLGWVIGELVELSWRLGGDARTWQGLTDALLEGYGRGPGVPWNHLAAVRIALHLHDFTAYVAWDPAECERYAHFLGYLIDL
- a CDS encoding M16 family metallopeptidase, whose amino-acid sequence is MTLSNGLRVLVAPWPGTPRVAVAVHYRVGFRNEPPGRQGFAHLFEHLMFRGSASLPDGRFFDHVYRLAGTANGTTHQDFTDYYQVLPSAALEQALFSEADRMRAPRFTAANLAEQLAGIEQEIRQAVVERPYGGFPWPLLPGVLYDTFANAHDGYGDVALLRRTTPDDCAEFFDAHYAPGNAVLTIAGDVDPDAARILVERHFGDIPARPVRPAPDLREPAPRADRWVVCGEPGVPATAVALGYRLPDPAGDLPGYLAHVVLARLLTRHGLARPYGPRLDASCGFFGMLAAKDPDTLVIATLPAPGVTPERLVAAVDERWDEWADPGRIAGPVAEAVRGLCAEHHRRHGDLEARCRALGRLEALFGRAGLLDELPGLLARVTPEQVARAARGLRAAHKAVLVMEPAGRRTRPGPAVPVAGTPAPAARRGAAERLGRAAVRPMPPAGPQRDPRLQGLCETVIANGLRVVAVRDARVPLVELRLRMPLGTPGWARPERVDALAAPDRVRASRSARAFGGEFDLSTDGQWLDASGYAPSGALDDWLGVLAGLLLAAEPAEPVPPPAWHDPDRVGDAALRRHWLGGSAGHDDDLAGLRRSVLDPAAACLVAVGDLDPEEFPAHAEKALLGWRAPDGPPRRPLTLHGTEDLLLVRRPGLAAARLTLCAVRPFDGPAEAARYLATAIFGGYARSRLVTRILGRDRVEYEAYAGRDVILDTHRAYVRALVPNALVPAALADIRAEMRRLAADPPGAAETAAARDHCLAQLLSAFDSPRLLADLICQAVSFGQGADWLERLPGLLRAVPPADVARAAVELYGTGRPGGVIVGDVDEALLASGADLRIVPLSSGPGRAAAMP
- a CDS encoding ABC transporter ATP-binding protein, whose protein sequence is MTSAITIRGLRMRYGTTEVLRGVDLDVERGEIFTLLGPNGAGKTTTIEILEGFRNRSAGEVRVLGVDPERGTDAWRAKLGIVLQSWRDHARWETRRLLAHVAEFFDDPYDVDELLEAVGLTEQADRRVGRLSGGQRRRLDVALGIIGRPELLFLDEPTAGFDPEARSEFHELITKLAARDGITVLLTTHDLAEAEKLAHRTAILVRGRVAVCGTPGELAAAVQAPSRVEWLENGRPQSVTTSDPSQVAWELHQRFGGPVPGLVIRRPTLEESYLNLVGRES